From one Deinococcus detaillensis genomic stretch:
- a CDS encoding acyl-CoA thioesterase: MTIQQLSEIRVRYAETDAMAVAHHANYPIWFEVGRSELMRTLGVPYSEIEARGLFFMLSSLEVHYRAAARYDDLLTLTTNVETVQSRAVTFAYTLKCGETLVATGKTHHITTDKNYKIARIPEDILPHLRGN; this comes from the coding sequence ATGACCATTCAGCAACTCAGCGAAATTCGGGTGCGCTACGCCGAAACCGACGCGATGGCGGTGGCCCACCATGCCAATTACCCGATCTGGTTTGAAGTGGGCCGCAGCGAACTGATGCGGACATTGGGCGTGCCTTACAGCGAAATAGAAGCGCGGGGGCTGTTTTTTATGCTCTCCAGCTTGGAAGTGCACTACCGCGCCGCCGCCCGCTACGACGACTTGCTGACGCTGACCACCAACGTGGAGACGGTGCAGTCGCGGGCCGTGACCTTTGCTTACACCCTGAAGTGCGGGGAAACGCTGGTCGCCACCGGCAAAACCCACCACATCACCACCGATAAAAACTACAAGATTGCCCGCATCCCCGAAGACATCTT